A genomic window from Macaca mulatta isolate MMU2019108-1 chromosome 19, T2T-MMU8v2.0, whole genome shotgun sequence includes:
- the SELENOW gene encoding selenoprotein W (UGA stop codon recoded as selenocysteine) produces MALAVRVVYCGAUGYKSKYLQLKKKLEDEFPGRLDICGEGTPQATGFFEVMVAGKLIHSKKKGDGYVDTESKFLKLVAAIKAALAQG; encoded by the exons ATGGCTCTCGCCGTGCGAGTCGTTTATTG TGGCGCTTGAGGCTACAAGTCCAAG TATCTTCAGCTCAAGAAGAAGTTAGAAGATGAGTTCCCCGGCCGCCTGGACATC TGCGGCGAGGGAACTCCCCAGGCCACCGGGTTCTTTGAAGTAATGGTAGCCGGGAAGTTGATTCACTCTAAGAAG AAAGGCGATGGCTACGTGGACACAGAAAGCAAGTTTCTGAAGCTGGTGGCCGCCATCAAAGCCGCCTTGGCCCAGGGCTAA